One genomic segment of Esox lucius isolate fEsoLuc1 chromosome 15, fEsoLuc1.pri, whole genome shotgun sequence includes these proteins:
- the kcnf1b gene encoding potassium voltage-gated channel subfamily F member 1, translating to MWTVTKPGYKNRNSLDIRDEAEIVVNIGGLRLVLYGDVLNRYPESRLAELINCSTRNYDIISSLCDDYDLSKREFYFDRDPDAFKCIIDVYYFGEIHIKRGICPICFIKEMEFWKIDQSHLDECCKSYLTEKEEELAEIADKVKLILDDIDGNSSVNRSERWQKFIWKMMEKPESSLSARVIAIASFLFVLLSSIVMCVGTIPEVQVEDGEGKRLDHPTLEAIETACIGWFTIEYLLRFLSSPNKLHFFLSFMNIIDFMAIMPFYLVLTLTYLGTAMMDLAKVQQAVQALRIMRIARIFKLARHSSGLQTLTYALKRSFKELGLLLMYMGIGIFVFSALGYTMEQSHPETLFSSIPQSFWWAIITMTTVGYGDIYPKTALGKCNAAISFLCGVIAIALPIHPIINNFVIFYNKQRVLETAAKHELELMELQSGEDARKTARKTGVTGALESSMRTSHSDNCIPLLEKSTWTLKSKYYCSGTESS from the coding sequence ATGTGGACAGTTACAAAGCCCGGATATAAGAACCGCAACAGCttggacatcagggatgaagCCGAGATAGTCGTGAACATTGGTGGGTTGAGGTTAGTTTTGTACGGGGATGTGCTTAACCGCTACCCTGAGAGTCGACTTGCAGAACTTATCAACTGCTCAACTAGGAATTACGACATTATATCCTCACTTTGTGATGACTACGACCTAAGTAAAAGAGAGTTTTACTTCGACCGGGATCCTGACGCATTCAAGTGTATAATTGATGTTTATTACTTCGGCGAGATTCATATCAAAAGAGGTATCTGTCCGATTTGTTTCATTAAAGAGATGGAATTCTGGAAAATTGACCAAAGCCACCTGGATGAGTGCTGTAAAAGTTACCTGACTGAAAAAGAGGAAGAGCTGGCTGAGATAGCCGACAAAGTGAAGCTTATATTAGATGACATAGATGGGAATTCTTCAGTTAATCGCTCAGAGCGGTGGCAAAAGTTCATTTGGAAAATGATGGAGAAACCCGAGTCCTCGTTGTCAGCGCGCGTAATCGCCATCGCATCTTTCCTCTTCGTCCTTTTGTCGTCAATTGTGATGTGCGTGGGGACCATTCCAGAAGTTCAAGTGGAGGACGGAGAGGGTAAACGTCTGGACCACCCGACGCTGGAGGCCATCGAGACAGCCTGCATAGGCTGGTTCACCATAGAGTACCTGCTGCGTTTTCTGTCCTCCCCAAACAAGCTGCACTTTTTCCTATCTTTTATGAATATAATAGACTTTATGGCTATCATGCCCTTCTACTTGGTGCTGACCCTTACATATCTGGGTACGGCCATGATGGATTTAGCCAAGGTCCAGCAAGCTGTACAAGCGCTTCGCATCATGCGTATCGCCCGGATCTTCAAACTGGCGCGCCATTCCTCTGGATTACAAACTCTCACATATGCCTTGAAGAGGAGTTTCAAGGAGCTGGGGCTGCTCCTTATGTACATGGGCATAGGGATCTTCGTCTTCTCAGCATTGGGCTACACCATGGAGCAAAGCCACCCGGAGACCCTCTTCAGTAGCATCCCACAGTCCTTCTGGTGGGCTATTATCACCATGACGACCGTAGGTTATGGAGACATTTACCCCAAAACAGCGCTCGGTAAGTGCAACGCAGCTATCAGCTTCCTCTGTGGGGTGATAGCTATTGCGTTGCCTATTCACCCCATTATCAACAACTTCGTGATTTTTTACAACAAGCAGAGAGTTCTCGAGACAGCGGCAAAGCACGAGCTGGAGCTAATGGAGTTGCAGTCAGGCGAGGACGCGAGGAAAACAGCGCGGAAGACCGGCGTAACCGGTGCTTTGGAAAGCTCTATGCGCACTTCCCATAGTGATAATTGTATACCACTTCTCGAAAAGTCGACCTGGACTTTGAAGTCAAAATATTATTGTTCGGGAACGGAATCCTCTTAA